In Plasmodium knowlesi strain H genome assembly, chromosome: 7, one DNA window encodes the following:
- a CDS encoding ATP-dependent 6-phosphofructokinase, putative encodes MSNFNVKDEEAKKPSMDGLVKSMSVLLKDNECAFNLEEQENQQSPDQKPQDKKDSEMIDCLMQKLTSKKFLVEKETKNSFYLVDNENMKIKKLKEHGHSASLNDDLSPLQYERIKYQPTLPKALASEYQVLEENHGDDFINKKDYEEVKKFLKNLHNLPILNVKETNNHESFKGGNVLKIGIILSGGPAPGGHNVISGIYDYAKRYNEQSQVIGFLGGIDGLYSKNYVTITDSLMNRFRNLGGFNMLWSGRGKVRNKDDLISIENIVAKLKINGLVIIGGDGSNSNAALISEYFAERKIPISIIGIPKTIDGDLKSEAIEISFGFDTATKTYSEVIGNLCTDVKTGNNVYHVVRVMGRSASHVVLECALQTRPNIVLIGEEVEKENLSLKDIVSNIVNTILKRRTLNKNYGVILIPEGLIEFVPEMKILIGELNVILKEGPFDANKLKHSREVWDFLPSIIQDQLLMDRESTGYIQVGKIATERLIIVLVESELAKLKDNNLNIQFMAHYLGYEGRCAIPSNFDCNYCYALGYNAALLIDHKKTGYMSIIQNLEDSYANWIPAAIPFLRIMHVNRDNTGKEFPAVKRYLVDLNSPLFNVLKEVRNLWSLYDLYRSPGPIQFNGHLSNSRCYTVKIPTKNILLCQNSDDLQLIINLANKKNHAGGYSNGGSDEEEGDNQMDLSGISVNSQSKGNELGAVTATPKGVHEKNLSEDMKQVGDDSGIAAGKTILPDLVSEENGNASNVENGLYEQHCSSYKSLGCMSELQTSRLYNKLMLPELCTDLKAKVRAGKQYISSDPYTQKQILSNYPHMSYENKFQIQEIFHDKYATPISFEIKIGIVFLSRQAPGAMNVLCGLYQRLKLLKGVCIAFYGLYGLLNNKYIIIDDDNIAKHMNQGGLELTGNSPEHSLFDKESRNKVCETVTNLQLNGLVMPGSNVTITEAALLAEYFLEKKIPTSVVGIPLTGSNNLIHELIETCVGFDSSTKVYASLIGNVLTDAVSMPKYWHFIRLMGRSPSHEVLECALQTHPNMVIISEEYGAADKTLWRVVQDIADVVCARAELGKNYGTVLIPDALLMHLPHMKILLSEISDILNDANEKGQLVQARKDLVNLSTTQNGTVGATSGAAAGEGQPLSASPWVEKLTPWSLALLKTFPQFIIKELLHVDLRSMRFEKLETEQLLLQMVKEELHQRKQKGKYSGSFMGLTHFFGYQGRSSLPSEFDCKLAYSYGHAASIVIESGLTGYIVSIRGLCGNIKDWKLFAIPFISLMKILPRGQDSKYLKSASKGDLPVIPSAPVDLNGKAYRSLKIALQKWQMEDRFCNPGPIQFEGNASNYYNRILFEEQSEYFEMLRYVECYANILKDTCRFGVSADYLKNVFVQLCGMLVLAYKPNDILSNMPYIGSIEDYYDWENQRKRMD; translated from the coding sequence ATGAGCAACTTCAACGTCAAAGACGAAGAGGCCAAAAAGCCATCCATGGATGGCTTGGTCAAAAGCATGTCCGTGTTGCTAAAGGACAATGAATGCGCTTTCAATTTGGAAGAGCAAGAAAATCAACAAAGCCCAGATCAAAAACCACAGGACAAAAAAGACAGTGAGATGATAGACTGTTTAATGCAAAAGCTAACCTCGAAAAAGTTCCTAGTCGAAAAGGAAACGAAGAACTCCTTCTACCTTGTAGATAACGAAAatatgaagataaaaaagctAAAGGAACATGGCCATTCGGCATCCCTAAATGATGATTTAAGCCCTCTACAGTATGAAAGGATAAAGTACCAACCTACCTTACCCAAGGCACTCGCAAGTGAGTACCAGGTGTTAGAAGAAAACCACGGGGATgattttattaataaaaaagattatgaggaggtgaaaaaatttttaaagaatcTACATAACCTGCCCATTTTGAACGTGAAGGAAACGAATAACCATGAAtcttttaaaggaggaaatgtaTTGAAAAtaggaattattttatctGGTGGTCCCGCACCAGGTGGGCATAACGTCATATCGGGTATCTATGACTATGCCAAAAGGTACAATGAGCAATCACAGGTTATTGGTTTTTTAGGAGGAATAGATGGATTGTATAGCAAGAATTACGTGACCATTACAGATTCTTTGATGAATCGATTTCGTAACTTGGGAGGGTTCAACATGCTGTGGTCAGGTCgagggaaggtaaggaataaGGATGACTTGATTTCCATAGAAAATATCGTTGCAAAGTTGAAGATAAATGGGTTGGTAATAATTGGAGGGGATGGATCCAACAGTAACGCAGCATTGATATCTGAGTACTTTGCAGAGAGGAAGATTCCCATCTCTATTATCGGTATCCCCAAAACGATTGATGGGGATTTAAAAAGTGAAGCAATTGAAATTAGCTTTGGATTCGATACAGCGACTAAGACCTATTCAGAAGTGATAGGAAATCTATGTACAGATGTAAAGACAGGAAATAATGTATACCACGTCGTGAGGGTGATGGGAAGATCAGCATCGCATGTAGTATTGGAATGTGCTCTGCAGACAAGACCTAATATAGTTCTCATAGGGGAAGAagtagagaaggaaaatttatcTCTAAAGGATATTGTTAGTAACATTGTAAATACAATActgaaaagaagaacacTAAATAAAAACTATGGAGTTATTTTAATTCCAGAGGGGTTAATCGAATTTGTTCctgaaatgaaaattttaattggAGAGTTGAATGTCATTTTGAAAGAAGGTCCATTTGATGCGAACAAATTGAAACACTCTAGGGAGGTCTGGGATTTCTTACCCAGTATCATTCAGGATCAGCTATTAATGGATAGGGAATCTACTGGATATATTCAAGTTGGAAAAATAGCAACGGAGAGGTTAATCATTGTACTTGTAGAATCTGAGCTAGCTAAATTGAAGGACaataatttaaatattcAGTTTATGGCTCACTATTTAGGATACGAAGGAAGGTGTGCCATTCCATCAAATTTTGACTGCAACTATTGCTATGCCCTTGGATACAATGCTGCTTTGCTAATTGATCATAAGAAAACAGGATACATGTCCATTATCCAGAATTTAGAAGATTCCTATGCCAACTGGATTCCTGCAGCCATTCCCTTTCTGCGTATTATGCATGTGAATAGAGACAACACAGGAAAGGAATTTCCCGCTGTGAAGAGGTACCTCGTAGATTTGAATAGCCCACTTTTCAACGTATTGAAAGAAGTACGCAATTTGTGGTCCCTGTACGATTTGTATAGATCTCCTGGGCCGATTCAATTTAATGGCCATTTGAGTAACTCCAGATGCTACACGGTGAAGATACCCACGAAGAACATACTGCTATGCCAGAATTCGGACGACTTGCAGTTGATTATTAATTTGGCTAATAAGAAGAATCATGCTGGGGGATATAGCAACGGTGGTtcggatgaggaggaaggggaCAACCAGATGGATCTGAGTGGCATTTCCGTTAATTCGCAGAGCAAAGGTAACGAACTTGGTGCAGTTACTGCGACACCTAAAGGGGTTCACGAAAAGAATCTATCGGAGGATATGAAACAAGTGGGAGATGATTCTGGAATCGCCGCAGGCAAGACGATTTTACCTGATCTGGTAAGCGAAGAAAATGGTAACGCAAGTAATGTGGAAAACGGGTTATACGAACAACACTGCTCCAGTTACAAATCCCTAGGTTGCATGTCGGAGTTGCAGACCTCCAGGCTGTACAACAAGTTGATGTTGCCTGAACTATGCACAGATTTGAAGGCGAAAGTGAGGGCAGGAAAACAGTACATATCGAGTGACCCGTACACACAGAAGCAGATCCTGTCTAACTACCCTCACATGTCATATGAAAATAAGTTTCAAATACAAGAAATTTTTCACGACAAATATGCCACTCCGATATCgtttgaaataaaaataggaatTGTATTTTTATCTAGACAAGCACCAGGAGCTATGAATGTACTATGTGGTCTCTATCAGCGCCTCAAGTTGCTAAAAGGGGTATGCATTGCCTTTTACGGTTTGTATGGTTTATTAAATAACAAATATATCATTATAGATGACGACAACATAGCTAAGCACATGAACCAAGGAGGGTTAGAATTAACTGGAAATTCACCGGAGCATTCTTTATTTGATAAAGAGAGTCGAAATAAGGTTTGTGAAACAGTTACCAATTTGCAACTGAACGGTTTGGTGATGCCTGGGTCAAATGTCACCATTACGGAAGCAGCACTCTTGGCGGAGTATTTCCTGGAGAAGAAGATCCCAACTTCTGTTGTGGGTATTCCATTAACAGGTTCTAACAATTTGATTCACGAGCTGATAGAAACATGTGTAGGTTTTGATAGCAGTACGAAGGTGTATGCCTCCCTCATTGGAAATGTCCTTACAGATGCAGTCAGTATGCCAAAGTATTGGCACTTCATTCGTCTTATGGGAAGATCCCCGTCACATGAAGTGTTGGAATGTGCTCTGCAGACACATCCCAATATGGTAATAATATCGGAAGAATATGGAGCAGCTGATAAAACGCTTTGGAGAGTCGTCCAGGATATTGCAGATGTTGTTTGTGCAAGAGCCGAATTGGGAAAGAATTACGGAACGGTATTAATTCCTGATGCGCTGCTCATGCATCTTCCacatatgaaaattttacTTAGCGAAATAAGTGATATTCTAAACGatgcaaatgaaaaagggcAATTGGTCCAGGCAAGGAAGGACTTGGTGAATTTGTCGACAACGCAGAATGGAACAGTGGGGGCAACATCAGGAGCAGCGGCAGGGGAAGGACAACCACTGTCTGCTTCTCCATGGGTGGAAAAATTGACTCCATGGAGTTTAGCCCTTCTGAAGACTTTCCCACAATTTATCATTAAAGAATTATTGCATGTAGATCTTAGATCCATGAGATTTGAAAAGTTAGAGACAGAGCAATTGCTCCTACAAATGGTGAAGGAAGAGCTCCATcagagaaaacaaaagggaaaatattctGGAAGCTTCATGGGATTAACTCACTTCTTTGGCTACCAAGGTCGTTCATCATTGCCATCTGAATTTGATTGTAAGTTGGCATATTCCTATGGCCATGCCGCTTCCATTGTGATTGAAAGTGGACTTACAGGATATATCGTTTCGATAAGGGGTCTGTgtggaaatataaaagaTTGGAAATTGTTTGCAATCCCCTTTATATctttgatgaaaattttgCCTCGAGGACAGGACAGTAAATATTTGAAGAGCGCCTCGAAGGGAGATCTCCCCGTCATTCCTAGTGCCCCCGTTGACTTGAACGGCAAAGCGTATAGAAGCTTAAAAATTGCTTTGCAAAAATGGCAGATGGAAGATAGGTTTTGTAATCCTGGACCCATCCAGTTTGAAGGAAATGCGTCGAATTATTACAACCGCATTTTGTTCGAAGAGCAGTCCGAGTACTTTGAGATGCTACGCTATGTGGAATGCTACGCGAATATACTGAAGGACACCTGTCGTTTCGGTGTGTCAGCTGATTAtctaaaaaatgtgtttgtCCAACTATGTGGCATGCTTGTTCTGGCGTACAAGCCAAACGACATTCTCTCCAACATGCCCTACATTGGAAGCATCGAGGATTACTACGATTGGGAGAATCAGCGCAAGCGGATGGACTAG